The following DNA comes from bacterium.
CCAGCCCGCGACGATCTGGAGCCCCACCGGCAGCCCCTCGCCCGTAAAACCGCACGGCACCGTGATGGCCGGGTACGCGCTGAAGTTGAACGCGTACGTCGGGAGGAGCATGTCCAAGTGCTGCGCGATGCGCCGGCCGGCCGGCGGCCACCGCGGCGGCCGCCCCGCCGCTCGAGCCGCCCGCCGAGCGGTCTCGGGCCCAGGGGTTGCGGGTCGCTCCAAAGATCCGGTTGTCGGTGAACGGCTTGCATCCGAACTCCGGCGTGTTGGTCTTGCCGAGCAGGATCGCTCCGGCGTCGCGCAGCCGTCCGACGAGAATCGCGTCCTCCTCCGGCACCTGATGCTCGAAGATTTTCGAGCCCATCGTGGTCCGGATCCCGCGCGTCGGCGTCAGGTCCTTCAGCGAAAACGGCACGCCGTGCAGCGGTCCGAGAACCGCGCCGCGCGCGACGGCCTGCTCGGCCCCGCGCGCGGCCTCCCGGGCCTGCTCGGCGGTCACGGTGCAGTACGCGTTGATCGCGGGGTTGATCCGGTCGATCCGGTCGAGGACCGCCTCCACAACGTCCACGGGCGAGACCTCACCGCGGCGAATCAGACCGGCGAGATCACGCGCGGACGTCCACGAGAGTTCCGGTACGGTCATGTGTGGCCTCCTCGTTCCCGGGGTGGGCGGCGCTAGCGCGCCGCTTCGACCCGCGACGGCGTGCCGTACGTATAAAATGTTTCCGGCAGCCGTCCGCCGAACCAGATGCTGCTCTTCTCGAGATCCGCCTCGTTGGCCACGTCCCACACGACCGTCTTCCACTCCGGATCGAAGATGAGGTAGCCGACGTCGCCAAACAACTCCACGCGCGTTCCGCCGGGCTCGCGCGCATACATGAACAACCCCTGGGTCGTTCCGTGCTTGCCGGGACCCGCTTCGATCGGCACCTCGTAGTCGGCGCACAGATCGGCGAGGTCGATAAGTTGCTGCGGGTGGGCGTACCAGTACGCAAGATGGTGGAACCGGGCGGCGGCGCCGGTCCCGTCGCGCATCACGGCGATTTCATGGGTGAGGGCGCTCACGCTGAGCCAGGCGCCGACCTCGACGCGCCCCTCCCCGATCTTCTGCTCGCGCAGCCGGAAGCCCAGCACGTCCATGAAGAAGCGCCGCACCTCGGGCACGCTGCGCGCCATCAGGTTGACGTGGTCGAGGCGGCGCGCCGGCACGCCCCGCAGCGGCCGCCGCTGCGGGCGGTTCCGCAGCCGGCTCCGCTGTCCCGCCGGCGCCGCGTAATACTCGACCTCCCAGAGCGCCTCCATCGGGTGGCCGTCGGGGGTGAGGAACCGGTAGGCGGGGCCGTGGCCGCGGTCGCCGTCGTTCCAGCCCCGGCCGAGCCCCTCCGCGTCGACGCGCCGCGCGAGCGTCTGCAGGGCCTCGGCCGACGGCGTCCGCCACGCGATGTGCCCCAGCCCGGGGCCCGCGGCCTCGGTCAGCTTCAAGGTGTGGTGATAGAAGTCTTCGTACGCCCGCAGGTAGACCGATCTCCCGTCCCGCGCGCTCTCTTCGAGACCCAAGAGATCGTGGAAGAACCAGCAGCTTTCGTCGAGACGTGGGGTCAGGATCTCCACGTGCGCCAGTTGCGCGATCAACGGCCGGGTCTCGCTCATCGTCGTCCTCCGGGCCGGCCGCGCTCGGCCGCGCCGGCGACCCGTACAGGCTGTTCGGCGCGTGCCGGGACCTCCCCCCTCGCAGCAGGAGAGGCCGGACGTGACGCCAAAGACCGCCGCATGATGGCGACACCGTCCCGGGCCGACCAAGTCGGGAGCCTGCTCCGGCCTCCGGACCTCCTGGATGCCCGGGCCGCCCGGGTACCGCCGGAGCGGCTTCGGGAGATCGAAGACCGGCACATTCTCCGGGTGCTGGACCGCCAGCGCGACGCCGGCATGGACATCTTCACCGATGGGGAACTCCGCCGGCGGAACTTCATGAGCGACCTCCTCGACGCGGTCGAAGGGTTCGATACCGGCGATGCCGTCGCCCGGATGTGGGCCGGCGGCGGGGCAAGCGTGGCGGCCGTGAGCAGTGTCACGGGGATCGCCACGGCGCGGCTCCACCAGCGCCGGCGGCTCACCGCGCACGAACTGCCGTTTCTCGCGGCCCACAGTCCCGGGCCCTTCAAGGTGACGCTGCCGAGCGCCAACCAGTTTCCGGCGATCGCCTTCAAACGCGGCGTGACCGATCGCGTCTATCCGAACCACTCCGCGCTGCTGTGGGACATCGTGCCGATCATCAACGCCGAGATCCGCGCCCTCGTCGCCGGCGGCGTCCGCTACGTCCAGATCGACGCCCCGCGGTACAGTTACTACGTCGATCCGAAGTGGCGGGACTACATCCGCCGGGAGATGGACGTCGAGCCGGAGGCCGCGCTCGAAGAGGCGGTGCGTGCCGACAACGCCTCCCTGGACGGCGCCCGCCGGGACGGTGTGACGCTCGCGATCCACCTGTGCCGGGGCAACAACCGCAGCCAATGGTATGCCGAAGGCGGCTACGACCTCATCGCCGAGCAGTTGTTCGGCGGTCTCGCCGTCGACCGGTTTCTGCTGGAATACGACGATGAGCGGTCGGGGACATTCGAACCGCTGCGGTTCGTGCCGCGCGGCAAGACCGTGGTCCTCGGCCTCGTCAGCAGCAAGCGTCCCCGGCTCGAGGCGAAGCCGGACCTCAGGCGGCGGATCGATGAAGCCGCCCGGTACGTCCCGCTCGAGCATCTGGCGTTGAGCCCGCAGTGCGGGTTCGCCTCGACGATGGAAGGAAATTTGATCAACGAAGACGATCAGTGGGCCAAACTCCGCCTCGTGGCGGAGACCGCGCACGACGTCTGGCACTGAAGCCGGGCACCGCACGGGAGGTCGGCGGCGAGACAACGTGGGGGGTGGCATGCTCATGCGGAGTCTTGGGGCTGCGCTTGCGATCGCGGCGCTCGTCGTCGGGCTCCCGGCGTCGGGCTCCATCGGCGCTCCGGCGGCCGTGGTCAAGCTCGGCAGCGTCATCCCGTTGACCGGCCGGTATGCCTCCGGCGGCGCACAGGTCCGCGCCGGATACGAGATCGCGGTGGACGATCTCAACAGAGCCGGCGGCGTCCGGGTCGGCGGAGGGCGCGCGCAACTCCAACTGTCGATCCTCGACGACGAGTCCGACCCCACCAAGACCGTCAGCCGGCTGGAGACGCTGGCCGGCCAGGGTCCCGTCGCGCTGCTCGGCGGGTTCGCGAGCGACCTCCACGCGGCGGCGGCGCCGGTCGCCGAGAAAGACAAGATTCCGTACTGCGGCGTGGCTTTCGCGCTCCACGCGATTCACGAGCACGGGTTCCGGTACCTGTTCTCGCCCTTCCCGAAGTCCCCCGACCTCGGACGCGAAACGTACCGGCTGCTCAACGCCGGCATCGCCGCGGACCAGCGGCCGCGGCGAGTCGCGATCTTTCAGGAGCGGACCGACTGGGGCCGCGAAATGGGCGACGTCTGGACGGCGCGGTCGCGCGAGAACGGCTACCAGATCGTTCTCCGGGCCCAGTACACGCCGCTGTCCCGGGACTTCTCGGACATCATCCTGCGGGCCAAGAGCGCCGGGGCGGACGCCGTGTTCGCGCTCCCGAACCCACCCGACGGCATCGCGCTCATGCGGCAGATGAAGGAACTCGATTTCAATCCCAAGGCCGTGGTGATGATCCGTGCCGCCGACGCCGTGAGCTGGGCGAAGGCGCTCGGCAAGGACGGCGACGACGTGCTCCTCGCCCCGGGCTGGCATCACGATGTCAAGTATCCCGGTGTCGCGGCCCTCAACGCCGAGCACGAGCAGCGGTTCCACCGCCCGGCGGATGTCCTCGTCGGCCCGTCGTACGCCTGCGTCCAGATCGTCGCCAACGCGATCGAGCGGGCGGGCCGGCTCGATGCGGCCGCGGTCAGGGACGCGATGGCCACGACAAATATGCCGACCGTGATGGGCCCGGTGCGGTTTCAACCGGACGGCACCGGCATCGTCACCACCG
Coding sequences within:
- a CDS encoding amidase, with protein sequence MTVPELSWTSARDLAGLIRRGEVSPVDVVEAVLDRIDRINPAINAYCTVTAEQAREAARGAEQAVARGAVLGPLHGVPFSLKDLTPTRGIRTTMGSKIFEHQVPEEDAILVGRLRDAGAILLGKTNTPEFGCKPFTDNRIFGATRNPWARDRSAGGSSGGAAAAVAAGRPAHRAALGHAPPDVRVQLQRVPGHHGAVRFYGRGAAGGAPDRRGL
- a CDS encoding VOC family protein, with protein sequence MSETRPLIAQLAHVEILTPRLDESCWFFHDLLGLEESARDGRSVYLRAYEDFYHHTLKLTEAAGPGLGHIAWRTPSAEALQTLARRVDAEGLGRGWNDGDRGHGPAYRFLTPDGHPMEALWEVEYYAAPAGQRSRLRNRPQRRPLRGVPARRLDHVNLMARSVPEVRRFFMDVLGFRLREQKIGEGRVEVGAWLSVSALTHEIAVMRDGTGAAARFHHLAYWYAHPQQLIDLADLCADYEVPIEAGPGKHGTTQGLFMYAREPGGTRVELFGDVGYLIFDPEWKTVVWDVANEADLEKSSIWFGGRLPETFYTYGTPSRVEAAR
- a CDS encoding cobalamin-independent methionine synthase II family protein; its protein translation is MMATPSRADQVGSLLRPPDLLDARAARVPPERLREIEDRHILRVLDRQRDAGMDIFTDGELRRRNFMSDLLDAVEGFDTGDAVARMWAGGGASVAAVSSVTGIATARLHQRRRLTAHELPFLAAHSPGPFKVTLPSANQFPAIAFKRGVTDRVYPNHSALLWDIVPIINAEIRALVAGGVRYVQIDAPRYSYYVDPKWRDYIRREMDVEPEAALEEAVRADNASLDGARRDGVTLAIHLCRGNNRSQWYAEGGYDLIAEQLFGGLAVDRFLLEYDDERSGTFEPLRFVPRGKTVVLGLVSSKRPRLEAKPDLRRRIDEAARYVPLEHLALSPQCGFASTMEGNLINEDDQWAKLRLVAETAHDVWH
- a CDS encoding amino acid ABC transporter substrate-binding protein — translated: MRSLGAALAIAALVVGLPASGSIGAPAAVVKLGSVIPLTGRYASGGAQVRAGYEIAVDDLNRAGGVRVGGGRAQLQLSILDDESDPTKTVSRLETLAGQGPVALLGGFASDLHAAAAPVAEKDKIPYCGVAFALHAIHEHGFRYLFSPFPKSPDLGRETYRLLNAGIAADQRPRRVAIFQERTDWGREMGDVWTARSRENGYQIVLRAQYTPLSRDFSDIILRAKSAGADAVFALPNPPDGIALMRQMKELDFNPKAVVMIRAADAVSWAKALGKDGDDVLLAPGWHHDVKYPGVAALNAEHEQRFHRPADVLVGPSYACVQIVANAIERAGRLDAAAVRDAMATTNMPTVMGPVRFQPDGTGIVTTVFVQWQHGQQQLVWPKDLGGVPLVYPAPPWRAR